tgctaagtactgggcATTTCCATTAAACTACAAATCTGCATAATTGACACCTGTCAATTTTACATACCCCTTAAACACTAGAGTAGGTGCTGGATAACAGGCCACACCTATTTCATAtcatttaagggtccatttacacagaattatctgccaaagatgaagccaaagccaggaatggattcaaaaaggagaaatctcaggctttcctttatgacctgacctctgtttctagcttaaaatctttggcagataatctgtgtaaatggaccgcaagagtacgttcacactgagcaaatacagctGAATTCCTGCCGCACGCAGGGGGACCAGTGTGAGCTAATGAGGGCACGCAACATGTCCTGCTCAAAGTAGTgatatgttacttctttgagtggagcacgctctcccatagacgggttATGGGACACAGGTGGAATTCTGCCTggtttactctgtgtgaacataccctaagggccagttcacactgagcaagatctgaattccgcagcagaaatctccaccgcggaatcccactatgctgctgtaagtgaatgggagggcatgccctctcattcacttacagcagcacacagagcacagcatgATTccaacgatcttgctcagtgtgaactggccctaagtgtTGAAACCCATCATGCAGCTATTACAGAGCCCGTTCAGCCCCCAATTCACACCTGGCTATCAGAACACCTGAGCCAGGTATCAGTAGGGACACCTCAGCCCTGAAGCCCTCTTAATAGGGGCAGAAACAAGCATTAGAGCCTGTACAGGTTATCTATAGAAACCAATGCTGGGGCAGATGGTACCATAGTGTAACATACAACAGAACAGGCAGGTTTTATTGCACAAATTCTTTATTCCATTCAAACATTGGACAAGAGGGAAGACAAGTTAACACAATTCCCTTTCCTTTTTGGCATGTCTTGGATTGACACAGGTTCAGTTTTTAACCTTCACAGTGTATTATAGTCTCTAACACTGTAGagacccttcttcctcctcctctcagccATCATGGGGGCAGCGAGGATTCCATATAAATTAATATTcagttctgtttctcttgctcgaTGGCTGTAGAAGAGAAGATAGACACCCACATTAGTGGCAGATCCATAACACCTTCACCACCTATAGATGAGCAGACACTGATGAGGCAGGGGGTGTCATCTACAGGCACCCAGCTAATAGCAGTCGCAAGGATGCTGAGATTACAGGGATTTCCTAATGCACAGGCTGATAACAgagacaatagctgcatcacatGCCGGGCACTTACTCTCCTTTGTAGGTAGCGTGTTCTTCTCTTGGGTCTCGGTTTTCTTCAGTTTGGATTTATCAAACCGGCCGATTTCTCCCAGATCTGGCTTGTCTGCCATGATGTGTCCTACAAGAGACAGATACAAGACAATGAGCTGCCACCCCCGCTACAGGAGAAGCCACAGCCTCCGCCGTGCACGGTACATATCGCCCATCTCCTCCCGGTACAGCGGAGCATCAGTATACAGCGCGGCCGCTCCATGCTCACCTGACAGCGCCCGCGGATACACAGCCTGTCACCTGCAATCAAGCTCCACAAGAGGAACAATGGGCACCAGCTCCCGACCCCCAATTTATATACATGACCCCGCCCATAGGACACGTCACTGCCTCCTGTCATTGGCCGAGACGGAGAGAAGTTGTCGGCAGAGCCGATCACGTGATCCAGCCCGGTCCCACGCCCAAGGATGGATCGGAACCGGCTCACGTGCGTCACAGAACAATGAGAGCTGTGAGGGGCTGGCGGGAGACGGGAAGCGGCCACAGGGCTGGCGGCTGCAGCATAGGACCTAGTGTGAGGGTGACACTGGGACTGGCCccctctgtatgatggtgtatagACACTGTCACCTCTGTATGATGGGGTATAGACATAGTCACCTCTGTATGATGATGTATAAACACAGtcacctctgtatgatggtgtacaGACATGGTCACCTATGTATGATGGGGTAtagacagggccggattaaagagtgggcacaaggggcacgtgccccggggcccccaccacaaaggggcccccaccaacccgaacccggaagcagggttccgggttcaggttgttcctttttttttcttcaacccccctctgccgccccccaCCGGTAATGTctgcgcccggggggggggggggggggggggggggggggggggggttgggggggttagCGGTGTCACCTTCGGGGccaggtgagcttccagcagacagcctgttgcacacaggcacggaagctcatCGCAGCAGCCCGCAGTGCCCGGACTTCCTGTTCGGCAGCGGCGcacagtgacgtcatcgcgccgagcaggaagttCGGCCACCGCGGGCTGCTGCGatgagcttccgtgcctgtgtgtaacaggctgtctgctggaagctcacctggCCGGCAAGTAAACGGGGGTGGGGGGATCCGGAGCCTGACCAGCCTGCCCCTCCAACCCCTCGGctgatccccctgtcccccagcttctcttcctgctcccccagcttctctccctgccagcccgcccctccagcccctcggccgatccccctgccccccagcctctctccctgccagcccacccctcggccaatccccctgccccccaccttctctccctgctccccagcttctctccctgccagccagcctgcccctctgctgatccccctgcccccccaccttctctccctgctccccagcttctctccctgccagccggcctgcccctctgctgatccccctgcccccaacctgctctccctgctccccagcttctctccctgccagccagcctgcccctctgctgatccccctgcccccccagcttctctccctgctccccagcttctctccctgccagccagcccgcccctctgctgatccccctgcccccccagcttctctccctgccccccagcttctctccctgccagcccacccctcggccaattcccctgccccccaccttctctccctgctccccagcttctctccctgccagcccacccctcggccaatccccctgccccccaccttctctccctgctccccagcttctctccctgccagccagcctgcccctctgctgatccccctgcccccccaccttctctccctgctccccagcttctctccctgccagccagcccgcccctctgctgatccccctgcccccccagcttctctccctgccccccagcttctctccctgccagcccacccctcggccaatccccctgccccccaccttctctccctgctccccatcttctctccctgccagccggcctgcccctctgctgatccccctgccccccccaccttctctccctgctccccagcttctctccctgccagccagcctgcccgtctgctgatccccctgccctcccaccttctctccctgctccccagcttctctccctgccagccagcctgcccctctgctgatccccctgcccccccaccttctctccctgctccccagcttctctccctgccagccagcctgcccctctgctgatccccctgcccccccaccttctctccctgctccccagcttctctccctgccagccagcccgcccctctgctgatccccctgcccccccaccttctctccctgctccccagcttctctccctgccagccagcccgcccctctgctgatccccctgcccccccagcttctctccctgccccccagcttctctccctgccagcccacccctcggccaatccccctgccccccaccttctctccctgctccccagcttctctccctgccagcccaccccccagcttctctctctggcccccagcttctctccctgccccccagcttctctccctgccagccagtccgcccctctgccgatccccctgcccccccagcttttctccctgccagcccacccctctgccgatccccctgccccccagcttctctccctgccagccagcccgcccctctgccgatcccctgcccccatcagcttctctcccttgtcccccagcttctctccctgccagccagcccgcccctctgccgatcccctgcccccatcagcttctctcccttgtcccccagcttctctccctgccagcccccacccccaccttctctcctagccc
Above is a window of Dendropsophus ebraccatus isolate aDenEbr1 chromosome 7, aDenEbr1.pat, whole genome shotgun sequence DNA encoding:
- the TMSB10 gene encoding thymosin beta-10, whose protein sequence is MADKPDLGEIGRFDKSKLKKTETQEKNTLPTKETIEQEKQN